In Coregonus clupeaformis isolate EN_2021a chromosome 5, ASM2061545v1, whole genome shotgun sequence, the sequence cagcagaggtaactctgggtcttccattcctgttcggttctggattgactgacctttacagtgagggaaaaaagtatttgatcccctgctgattttgtacgtttgcccactgacaaagaaatggtaataatttgaatggtaggtttatttgaacagtgagagacagaataacaacaaaaaaatcctgaaaaacgcatgtcaaaaattttataaattgatttgcattttaatgagggaaataagtatttgaaccctctgcaaaacatgacttagtacttggtggcaaaacccttgttggcaatcacagaggtcagacgtttcttgtagttggccaccaggtttgcacacatctcaggagggattttgtcccactcctctttgcagatcttcttcaactcattaatgtttcgaggctgacgtttggcaactcgaaccttcagctccctccacagattttctatgggattaaggtctggagactggctaggccactccaggaacttaatgtgcttcttcttgagccactcctttgttgccttggccgtgtgttttgggtcattgtcatgctagaatacccatccatgacccattttcaatgcactggctgagggaaggaggttctcacccaagatttgacggtacatggccccgtccatcgtccctttgatgcggtgaagttgtcctgtccccttagcagaaaaacacccccaaagcataatgtttccacctccatgtttgacggtggggatggtgttcttggggtcataggcagcattcctcctcctccaaacacggcgagttgagttgatgccaaagagctccattttggtctcatctgaccacaacactttcacccagttctcctctgaatcattcagatgttcattggcaaacttcagacgggcatgtaggtgtgctttcttgagcagggggaccttgcgggtgctgcatgatttcagtccttcacggcgtagtgtgttaccaattgttttcttggtgactatggtcccagctgccttgagatcattgacaagatcctcccgtgtagttctgggctgattcctcacagttctcatgatcattgcaactccacgaggtgagatcttgcatggagccccaggccgagggagtttgacagttcttttgtgtttcttccatttgcaaataatcgcacaaactgatgtcaccttctcaccaagctgcttggcgatggtcttgtagcccattccagccttatgtaggtctacaatcttgtccctgacattcttggagagctctttggtcttggccatggtggagagtttagaatctgattgattgattgcttctgtggacaggtgtcttttatacaggtaacacgctgagattaggagcactctctttaagagtgtgctcataatctcagctcgttacctgtataaaagacacctgggagccagaactctttctggttgagaggggggtcaaatacttatttccctcattaaaatgcaaatcaaaatgcaaatcaatttaaacatttttgacatgcgtttttctggatttttttgttgttattctgtctctcactgttcaaataaacctaccattaaaattattgactgatcatttctttgccagtgggcaaatgtacaaaatcagcaggggatcaaatacttttttccctcactgtatatcttccTTCAACCATTACCAATATAGTAGTTATTTAATGCAGTATCTATTGTATCACTTTGTTCTCTCACCTTCAGTGCGTATGATCCCCATTAAGGTCTTGATGAAGCCTTGCTGTCTGCCTGCTAGGGAGTGgacctggatcctggacttcacaCAGTCTATGGGATAGATCACCAGCCACAGGCATGCTCCCCCAAACCCACCACTGAACATCAGAGGGACCAAgcctagagaggagaggatgagggggagaggatgagggggaggggagggaggagggagaggagaggagaggagaggagaggagaggagaggagaggagaggagaggagaggagaggagaggagaggagaggagaggagaggaaatgagaggcCATTTAGAACACAGTGATTACTCAAATAGTTGCATTGCAAAACTTTGCAAGAAACCAATGAATGAATACATATATCCAACAGGTGTTCATGATTCCACCCTCATACCTATACCATCCTTTTCAGTGCTCAGATGCTGAGCGAATGTTGTGCGACATAGCTCGTAGGCTCCGAAGAAGCAGAAATACCCGGGCACCTCCCTGACGATGGTTGTAGTCAAACCCTGGTAGAACCCAAGAGGACCGTCCTTCCTCAACACAGTCCGAACCACGGACCACACCGAACTGGACAGACCCAGGGAGACACAACACAGATATGATACCCTGCAGGTATCTTGCCAGAGGCCTCCATCTTatgcatcaaatcaaatgtatttttacatcagcagtggTCACAAAGTGCTTCTACAGAAACCCAGcgaaaaaccccaaacagcaatggGGTTCTCGTCTTATCTTACCTCTTCTGCCCTGCAGGTATCTTGCCGGAGGCCTCCATCTCATGCATGGCCTGCAGACGACACTTGACCAGCTCCGTGGGACAGAGAGCCAGGGATGAGAAGATGGAGGCTAGGGAGCCTGACCACGCCTTCTGGAGGTCACTAAGGAGAGGaccaaggaccagggggagaAATTAAGGAGGACAACCATAGCAGAGGGGACATATTTTACAGTAAATTGGAACGGAACACAAAATCCTAAGACTGGTTAATGTTACACAACTGATATTTAAAAGGCACTGTCTTGTGAAAGACTTGTAGGATCATTGTTGAATTACATGCATATACAATTATCTGCTTGGACAGAATTACAAATCATGTGAGATCTAGAaattacacacaatacacactctATAAAGACCCTGTAGAAAGAGCCCAACATGCCAAGGCTTGTCTTGGTGGTCCTATACGGCAGTCTAACCTGAGTTCTACGGCTCTGTCCATGCCGGTGATTCGCCGCAATACGTCCTGGCAGAAACCATAGCTCATGAAGAGGACAGCGTTCTCTGCGACGTTGGCTATGAGGGCTGGGGTGGCTCCTTGGTAAAGCCCTCTCAGACCCACCTGTCTACAGATCCGCCGGGTAACATTGACAGGAAACAGGTACTCAGATTCAGAAACTCTTGGAGGATAATGGAAGTTGGAAAACTTGGAAAAATGCTACAATGGAAAAAATGAATTTGTATTACTACAACCAGTCGTTTTGATGTGTAGCCTCCAtcaagatacactatatatacaaaagtatctggacaccccttcaaaatagtggattcggctatttcagccacacccgttgctgacaggtttataaaattgagcacacagccatgcaatctccatagacaaacaatggccgtagaatggccttactgaagagctcagtgaccttcaatgtggcaccgtcataggatgccacctttccaacaagtcagtttgtcaaatttctgccctgctagagctgccccggtcaactgtaagtgctgttattgtgaagtggaaatgtctaggaacaacaacagttcagccgtgaagtggtaggccacacaagctcacagaacgggaccggcgagtgctgaagcgcatagcgagTAACAATCGTCTGtcttcagttgcaacactcactaccgagttccaagctGACTCTGGAAGCAAcggcagcacaataactgttagtcgggagcttcatgaaatgggtttccatggccgagcagcagcacacaagcctaagatcaccaagcgcaatgccaagcgtcggctggagtggtgtaaagccaaGCTGTTTTTACCTGTAGGTGGACATGAAGCAGTGGAGGAAGCCTCGGTACATGGAAGGGAAGGTCTGCATTTTCACCTTGGCTGTGTCAAATGGCTGGCCACTGAACACACAGGCTGTCCCACCTAGAGGCAAcaggggaggaggaagatggagagggtTAGAAACACAGCTCCGGGGTGAGGTTTCCCCtcggtacagatctaggatcagaggaggggaggagacgggagatggagaggggacagaggggaggggaggaaggagatggagaggagacagaggggaggagggagatggagaggggacagaggagaggggaggagggagatggagatgggacagaggggaggagggagatggagatgggacagaggggaggagggagatggagagaatacagaggagatgggaggagggagatggagaggggacaaaggagaagggaggagggagaaggagagaagacaaaggagaggggaggagggagatggagagaagacagaggggaggagggagatggagaggagacagaggggagtagggagatggagaggagacagagaagaggggaggagggagatggagatgggacagaggggaggagggagatggagaggagacagaggagggggaggagggagatggagaggagacagaggagaggggaggagggagatggagaggggacaaaggagaggggaggagggagatggagaggggacagaggggaggagggagatggagatgggacaaaggagaggggaggagggagatggagaggagacagaggggaggggaggagggagatggagaggggacaaaggagaggggaggagggagatggagaggggacagaggggagtagggagatggagaggagacagaggagatgggaggagggagatggagaggggacaaaggagaggggaggagggagatggagaggggacagaggggagtagggagatggagaggggacagaggagaggggaggagggagatggagaggggacagaggggagtagggagatggagaggagacagaggagaggggagtagggagatggagaggggacagaggagaggggaggagggagatggagagggggacaaaggagaggggaggagggagatggagaggggacagaggggagtagggagatggagaggagacagagaagaggggaggagggagatggagatgggacagagggtaggagggagatggagaggagacagaggagaggggaggagggagatggagaggagacaga encodes:
- the slc25a15a gene encoding solute carrier family 25 member 15a produces the protein MAPHPVVQAIIDLSAGAIGGTACVFSGQPFDTAKVKMQTFPSMYRGFLHCFMSTYRQVGLRGLYQGATPALIANVAENAVLFMSYGFCQDVLRRITGMDRAVELSDLQKAWSGSLASIFSSLALCPTELVKCRLQAMHEMEASGKIPAGQKSSVWSVVRTVLRKDGPLGFYQGLTTTIVREVPGYFCFFGAYELCRTTFAQHLSTEKDGIGLVPLMFSGGFGGACLWLVIYPIDCVKSRIQVHSLAGRQQGFIKTLMGIIRTEGVAPLYSGLTPTMIRTFPANGALFLAYELSRKAMMKKFGDV